The proteins below come from a single Candidatus Margulisiibacteriota bacterium genomic window:
- the thyX gene encoding FAD-dependent thymidylate synthase, which produces MTKTAEHLPRKTAKTLDRILGKQLKVLDDGFVRVVDYMGNDESIVQAARVSYGAGTKTKQSDRQLIRYLMRHLHTSPFEMCEIKLHVRVPMDCWRQWIRHRTANVNEYSTRYSIAIDAAYQTKPDAWRMQALNNKQGSEGFLDKTKGKVFTANEKKLQQMCYAEYNKRIEAGIARELARKDLPLATYTEAYWKIDLHNLLHFLLLRLDSKAQYEIREYSRVIGEQIVSRWCPFTWEAFEDYWQNSISLSSADQKMISALQKNNKKEALAEAEKLELVKTTDGKVKPTLEGLELEVKLKALQLTVPWR; this is translated from the coding sequence ATGACAAAAACTGCCGAACATCTGCCTCGCAAAACAGCAAAAACACTGGACCGAATACTCGGGAAGCAACTTAAAGTCCTGGATGACGGTTTTGTGCGTGTGGTAGATTATATGGGTAATGACGAGTCCATAGTTCAGGCGGCAAGAGTATCATATGGAGCTGGGACAAAAACCAAGCAATCGGACCGGCAGCTTATACGTTATCTGATGCGTCATCTGCATACCAGCCCTTTTGAAATGTGCGAGATCAAGCTTCATGTACGTGTTCCTATGGACTGCTGGAGACAATGGATACGTCACCGTACAGCCAATGTTAATGAATATTCTACGCGTTATTCAATTGCGATTGATGCTGCTTATCAGACAAAACCGGATGCCTGGCGTATGCAGGCATTGAATAATAAACAGGGCAGTGAGGGTTTTCTGGATAAAACCAAGGGCAAAGTTTTTACAGCTAACGAAAAAAAACTTCAGCAGATGTGTTACGCTGAATATAATAAGCGTATTGAAGCAGGAATTGCCCGGGAACTGGCTCGTAAGGACCTGCCGCTGGCGACATATACTGAGGCATACTGGAAGATAGATCTGCATAATCTTTTGCATTTTCTTTTGCTGCGTCTGGACAGCAAGGCCCAGTATGAAATACGTGAATATTCTCGCGTAATCGGAGAACAGATTGTAAGCCGCTGGTGCCCTTTTACCTGGGAAGCTTTTGAGGATTACTGGCAGAATTCTATATCGCTTTCCAGCGCTGACCAGAAGATGATAAGTGCCTTGCAGAAAAATAATAAAAAAGAAGCCTTAGCTGAGGCGGAAAAACTGGAACTGGTAAAAACCACAGACGGTAAAGTTAAGCCGACACTGGAAGGACTGGAACTGGAAGTGAAATTGAAAGCTTTACAGCTGACAGTGCCCTGGAGATAG